Below is a window of Rodentibacter sp. JRC1 DNA.
CATCTGTAATGGTGTGGTGTTGTTTCAGCCCATTTTCGAGCGCTTTTTGAAGTAAATCGGCGGGGAAAAATTGCGGAGTTTGCGCTTGCCAAAGCTGAGAACGATCCTCTGTGGCAATAATTTCATTGGATTGATCACTGCGTTTGATCGTATCCGTTACCGGAATGGCAAGTATCGCACCTTGCTCATCTTTGATTTCCAATAATTTGTTTAAATCCGTTTCGCTTAAACAAGGTCTTGCCGCGTCATGCACGAGAGCCCAAGCATTTTGTTCATTAATTGCATTAAAGGCGTTCAATACGGATTCTGCGCGTGTCTTACCTCCTTCAACAACTTGAATTTTGGGGTGAGAGAGAATTGACAGATCTGCGGCATAAGGGTCATTCTTACTAATGGCGACAATGATGCGTTCAATGGAAGAATGTCTCAACATAATATTTAACGTATGTTCCAGAATGGTTTTTCCTTGAATCGTTAAATATTGTTTGGGTTTATTTGCCTGCATACGGGAACCCACACCGGCGGCAGGAATGATTGCAATAATTTTTCTTGGCATTATTTATGTTCTTTTACAATATGGTAGAAGGTTTCGTTTTCTTTCACCATATCGTGTTGCATTCTGGCGCGTTCCTCAATGGATTCAAAACCTTTCGTTAACCCTTGAATTTCTGCCGAAATCATTTGATTTCTTTGTATTAGCTTTTCATTTTCAGCTTTATTTTCAATGATCTGTGCTGAAACTTTCTTGTAATCGGAATAGCCGTTTTTGCCAAACCAAAGATCGTATTGGAACAGTGCAAGAACTGCGACAAGAATTGCAATAAATATCCGCATAAAGTCTCGCTCCATATAATGGTGAAATGATCATAGTTTATCTTGAAATTCGGATAAAGGCGATAGGGAAAGTGCGGTTGATTTTTGCGGTGTTTTTTATGTTGATGATTTTTAATGTGATCCGAATCACAAATTTATCATTGATAACGGAATATTCGGTAAACTTTATAAAAAAATTGCTATACTTTTCAAGCTTTATTTTATTTTCTAAGAGGAAAAGACAATGAAAAAAACATTAAAATTGACCGCACTTGCCGCGCTTTCCGCTTTTATGTTATCCGGTTGCGCACACAAGATGGATTCGCAAGAACAGGCGAATGCGCAATTACAGCAACAAGCCGTGTTAGGGTTAAATTGGATGCAAGATTCCGGTGAATATCAGGCACTTGCTTATCAAGCCTATAACGCTGCAAAAGTTGCTTTTGATCACGCAAAAGTGGCAAAAGGTAAGAAAAAAGCCGTTGTGGTAGATTTAGATGAAACGATGTTAGACAACAGCCCTTATGCCGGTTGGCAAGTACAAAACAATAAACCCTTTGATGGCAAAGATTGGACACGTTGGGTTGATGCCCGTCAATCTCGTGCAATACCGGGAGCGGTGGAATTTAACAATTATGTCAATTCTCACAAAGGAAAAATGTTTTATGTTACCAATCGTAAAGATAGCACGGAAAAAGCCGGCACGATTGATGATATGAAACGTTTAGGTTTTAACGGTGTGGACGAAGCTGCGCTTTACTTGAGAAAAGACAAATCAGCCAAAGCAGCACGTTTTGCCGAAATTGAAAAACAAGGTTATGAAATCGTGCTTTATATGGGCGATAACTTAGATGATTTCGGTGATGCCGTACATGGTAAATTAAATGCGGATCGCCGTGATTTTGTGGTAAAAAATAAAGCGAAATTCGGTAAAACATACATCGTGTTACCAAATCCAAATTACGGTGGTTGGGAAGGTGGTTTGAAAAAAGACTATTTTAAAGGCGATACCCAAAGCAAAATTAAAGCGCGCTTAGATGCGGTGCAAGCTTGGGACGGTAAATAATTTCCCGACTAAAAATAAAGCGTTGCTAGAGAAAGCAACGCTTTTTTATAGAACTAAAAGTGCGGTCGGAAAATACAATAAATTTTCGGACCCATACAATGATTTCGCAAGGTATCATTTTTTGAATGAATATAGAATACCAAGCAACATACTCACTGTACTATTTAAGTTGTTTTATTGCATCGGCAATTAGCTCGGCTTCAGGCCCAAGAATGACTTGTAAGCCATTTTCACCAAGACGAATGTTACCTTTTGAGCCAAGGGCTTTTAATTGGTGCTCATCAATCTTTTGACTGTCGGCTATGGTTAAACGTAAGCGGGTAATACAGGCATCTACCGTCAATAAATTTTCTTTGCCACCAAGAGCTTGAATAAATTGCCGGGCTTTTTCTGTACGTGTAAAATGCTGTTCACTTTCGACCGCTTGTTCTTCTTCGCGTCCTGTGGTTTTTAGATTTAAGGTTTTAATCAGCACTCGGAAGATCACATAGTAAATTACGCCAAATACTAATCCCTGCGCAATGAGCATATACCAATTTGTTGCTAGCGGATTTTGGGAAGATAGCACTAAATCCACCAAGCCCGCACTAAAGCCAAAACCGGCAATCCATTGCATTGAGGCGGCAATAAAGACAGAAAGTGCGGTCAATAATGCGTGGATTACATAAAGTAACGGTGCAACAAACATAAAGGAAAATTCTAATGGTTCTGTCACTCCGGTAAAGAATGAGGCTAATGCTGCTGCAAACATAATGGAAGCGGTTTGTGCTTTTTTCTCTGTTTTCGCACTATGATATATCGCTAAAGCGGCAGCCGGTAAACCGAACATCATCACCGGGAAGAAACCCGCTTGATACATTCCCGTTACTCCAAGTACCGCTTTTCCTTCTGCTAAAGAAGCTGCGCCACCAAGGAAATTCGGAATATCGTTAATGCCTGCCACATCAAACCAGAATACGGAATTAAGGGCGTGATGTAAGCCGACAGGAATCAGTAAGCGGTTAAAGAAAGCATAGATACCTGCTCCGGTCGGGCCTAAATCTTTGATCGATTTCCCGAAAGAGACTAACCCATCAAAAATCATCGGCCAAACATATAGCAAGATAAACGACACTAAAATAGTGACAAAAGAGACTAAAATCGGCACTAAGCGTCTACCGCTGAAGAAAGCTAAGGCTTTTGGTAATTCGACTTGGTGGAAGCGGTTGTAAAGTTCACCTGCAATCACCCCTACCAAAATCCCCGTAAACTGGTTGTTAATTTTGGCAAAACCGGCAGGGACTTGATCGATCGGGATACCTTCTAGCTGGGCAACAGCTGCCGGTGAAAGTAATGTCGTGACAACGAGATAGCCAACCAAGCCTGATAATGCCGCCGCACCGTGTTTATCTTTAGAGAGTCCAAAGGCAACCCCTATAGCAAAGAGTAACGCCATATTATCAATAATCGCCGCTCCTGATTTAATCAGTAATGCGGCGAGTTGGCTACTCCCACCCCAGCCTTCAGGATCGATCCAATAACCAATCCCCATTAATAATGCAGCGGCAGGTAAAGCTGCAACGGGCACCATTAAGGCTTGGCCTATCCGTTGTAAATAATTTAATATGTTCATATTCCCTCCATAAGGAACCAATAAATTGATTACTAATCTAGCTCAATTTATTAGGATTGAGAATTGCCTTTTTTACTATTTGTGATACTGCTCACATTAATTTAGTATTTAGACTTCTTCAGGCTATTATTTAAATAACATACTCAGCCCAACAAAAATCAAAAATACGGCAAATACTCTTTTAAGAATAGGGACCGGTAATTTATCCGCAACATTTGCCCCAATTTTGGAAGTAAAATAAGAACTAAAAGTAATGCCCAATAAAGCAGGTAGATAAATATAACCCAGTGAATAGTTCGGCAATAAGGGATTTTCCCAACCGCTAATCACAAAACTCATTGCCCCCGCAAAACCCAATAAGGATCCGCATACTGAAGAAGTCCCGATCGCCCGTTTTAAACCTATCCCTCGACTATTTAGAAAAGGAACGATAAAAGCACCTCCCCCAACGCCCGCCATACTGGAAATTGTACCGATCACGCCGCCTGCAATAAGTGTAGATTGTGTGGTTAACGTTTTATTTGCCGGTTGTTTTTTTAATGAAATCAGCATTTTTAATGCTAAGTACATCATAATAACCGCGAAAATTTTGGTGAGATAATCTTTTGGCAATGAACTTACGAATAAACTGGAAATGAATACGGATAGCATTAATGCGGGAACAAGGGTTTTCGCTACCGCCCAATCCACATTTCCGTTTTTATGGTGCTGCTGTGCGGCGGACATTGTGCTAATCACAATAGTGGCAAAGGAAGTACCTAAGGCAACGGACATTAACACTTCATCACGAACTCCTACATAGGGTAAGACATAATAGAGTGTCGGAACGACAACGGTTCCCCCGCCTAATCCTAATAGTCCTGCAACAAATCCGGCAAAAATACCGATAGCCAAACAAATTAAAACAATTTCCCATATTGGCATATTTTTTTCCTTATTAATTCAATACAAAAAATTCAACGAATTTTGACCGCACTTTTATTTTTGATGTAAATGTTTTTCCTTGTGTGCCGCAAAATCCGCACCTTTTGCAATCATACGTAATTGTAAAATTACCCGTTCTTTAAGTTGATCCCGTTCTTGTTTATTCATATCCAATGCATTCGCTCCTGCCGTAAAAACGATGGTTACGATGCCTTCCGCTTGAACATAAGCGATATATTGCGAATAATCGTTTTTTTGTGCAATGTATTCGGCGAGTTCATCTAC
It encodes the following:
- a CDS encoding sulfite exporter TauE/SafE family protein, which translates into the protein MWEIVLICLAIGIFAGFVAGLLGLGGGTVVVPTLYYVLPYVGVRDEVLMSVALGTSFATIVISTMSAAQQHHKNGNVDWAVAKTLVPALMLSVFISSLFVSSLPKDYLTKIFAVIMMYLALKMLISLKKQPANKTLTTQSTLIAGGVIGTISSMAGVGGGAFIVPFLNSRGIGLKRAIGTSSVCGSLLGFAGAMSFVISGWENPLLPNYSLGYIYLPALLGITFSSYFTSKIGANVADKLPVPILKRVFAVFLIFVGLSMLFK
- the ftsB gene encoding cell division protein FtsB — translated: MRIFIAILVAVLALFQYDLWFGKNGYSDYKKVSAQIIENKAENEKLIQRNQMISAEIQGLTKGFESIEERARMQHDMVKENETFYHIVKEHK
- the ispD gene encoding 2-C-methyl-D-erythritol 4-phosphate cytidylyltransferase encodes the protein MPRKIIAIIPAAGVGSRMQANKPKQYLTIQGKTILEHTLNIMLRHSSIERIIVAISKNDPYAADLSILSHPKIQVVEGGKTRAESVLNAFNAINEQNAWALVHDAARPCLSETDLNKLLEIKDEQGAILAIPVTDTIKRSDQSNEIIATEDRSQLWQAQTPQFFPADLLQKALENGLKQHHTITDEASAMELAGFRPHLIMGRSDNIKITRPEDLALAEFYLTRKTL
- a CDS encoding 5'-nucleotidase, lipoprotein e(P4) family, which translates into the protein MKKTLKLTALAALSAFMLSGCAHKMDSQEQANAQLQQQAVLGLNWMQDSGEYQALAYQAYNAAKVAFDHAKVAKGKKKAVVVDLDETMLDNSPYAGWQVQNNKPFDGKDWTRWVDARQSRAIPGAVEFNNYVNSHKGKMFYVTNRKDSTEKAGTIDDMKRLGFNGVDEAALYLRKDKSAKAARFAEIEKQGYEIVLYMGDNLDDFGDAVHGKLNADRRDFVVKNKAKFGKTYIVLPNPNYGGWEGGLKKDYFKGDTQSKIKARLDAVQAWDGK
- the nagE gene encoding N-acetylglucosamine-specific PTS transporter subunit IIBC, giving the protein MNILNYLQRIGQALMVPVAALPAAALLMGIGYWIDPEGWGGSSQLAALLIKSGAAIIDNMALLFAIGVAFGLSKDKHGAAALSGLVGYLVVTTLLSPAAVAQLEGIPIDQVPAGFAKINNQFTGILVGVIAGELYNRFHQVELPKALAFFSGRRLVPILVSFVTILVSFILLYVWPMIFDGLVSFGKSIKDLGPTGAGIYAFFNRLLIPVGLHHALNSVFWFDVAGINDIPNFLGGAASLAEGKAVLGVTGMYQAGFFPVMMFGLPAAALAIYHSAKTEKKAQTASIMFAAALASFFTGVTEPLEFSFMFVAPLLYVIHALLTALSVFIAASMQWIAGFGFSAGLVDLVLSSQNPLATNWYMLIAQGLVFGVIYYVIFRVLIKTLNLKTTGREEEQAVESEQHFTRTEKARQFIQALGGKENLLTVDACITRLRLTIADSQKIDEHQLKALGSKGNIRLGENGLQVILGPEAELIADAIKQLK